In Mustela erminea isolate mMusErm1 chromosome 15, mMusErm1.Pri, whole genome shotgun sequence, the following proteins share a genomic window:
- the RAB20 gene encoding ras-related protein Rab-20 isoform X7 — MCAEAAGFQVIPDRGREQFHGLGSLYCRGAAAVILTYDVSHPQSLLELEDRFLGLTDTASTDCLFAIVGNKVDLVEEGAAKGREEDGPGPGTAGSRRSPKVPKLVQPEDAVALYRKILKYKMLDEKAVPAAEQMCFETSAKTGYNVDLLFETLFDMVVPMILRQRAQGPPQTVDISSHKTPRRTRSGCCA; from the coding sequence GGCGGGAGCAGTTCCATGGCCTGGGCTCCCTGTACTGCCGGGGCGCGGCCGCGGTCATCCTCACCTACGACGTGAGCCACCCGCAGAGCCTGTTGGAGCTGGAGGACAGGTTCCTGGGCCTCACGGACACGGCCAGCACGGACTGCCTCTTCGCCATCGTGGGCAACAAGGTGGACCTCGTCGAGGAGGGGGCCGCCAAGGGCCGGGAGGAGGACGGGCCCGGCCCCGGGACTGCCGGCAGCCGCAGATCACCCAAAGTGCCCAAGCTGGTGCAGCCGGAGGACGCggtggccctttacagaaagatCCTCAAGTACAAGATGCTGGACGAGAAGGCTGTGCCTGCGGCCGAGCAGATGTGCTTTGAGACCAGCGCGAAGACCGGCTACAACGTGGACCTGCTGTTCGAGACCTTGTTCGACATGGTGGTACCCATGATCCTGCGGCAGAGAGCCCAGGGGCCGCCGCAGACCGTGGACATCAGCAGCCACAAGACGCCCAGACGGACCAGGTCTGGGTGCTGCGCCTGA
- the RAB20 gene encoding ras-related protein Rab-20 isoform X8: MTDFVPMGRGTRGREQFHGLGSLYCRGAAAVILTYDVSHPQSLLELEDRFLGLTDTASTDCLFAIVGNKVDLVEEGAAKGREEDGPGPGTAGSRRSPKVPKLVQPEDAVALYRKILKYKMLDEKAVPAAEQMCFETSAKTGYNVDLLFETLFDMVVPMILRQRAQGPPQTVDISSHKTPRRTRSGCCA, from the coding sequence GGCGGGAGCAGTTCCATGGCCTGGGCTCCCTGTACTGCCGGGGCGCGGCCGCGGTCATCCTCACCTACGACGTGAGCCACCCGCAGAGCCTGTTGGAGCTGGAGGACAGGTTCCTGGGCCTCACGGACACGGCCAGCACGGACTGCCTCTTCGCCATCGTGGGCAACAAGGTGGACCTCGTCGAGGAGGGGGCCGCCAAGGGCCGGGAGGAGGACGGGCCCGGCCCCGGGACTGCCGGCAGCCGCAGATCACCCAAAGTGCCCAAGCTGGTGCAGCCGGAGGACGCggtggccctttacagaaagatCCTCAAGTACAAGATGCTGGACGAGAAGGCTGTGCCTGCGGCCGAGCAGATGTGCTTTGAGACCAGCGCGAAGACCGGCTACAACGTGGACCTGCTGTTCGAGACCTTGTTCGACATGGTGGTACCCATGATCCTGCGGCAGAGAGCCCAGGGGCCGCCGCAGACCGTGGACATCAGCAGCCACAAGACGCCCAGACGGACCAGGTCTGGGTGCTGCGCCTGA
- the RAB20 gene encoding ras-related protein Rab-20 isoform X3 yields MGIGVEIVCVSLVIWLKMVVYWQRTHILNKYTCVGNMPSVQAPKTHRPKVLYFFVVRDPFLPKWCEPVTLSLNYMRAVKFQGREQFHGLGSLYCRGAAAVILTYDVSHPQSLLELEDRFLGLTDTASTDCLFAIVGNKVDLVEEGAAKGREEDGPGPGTAGSRRSPKVPKLVQPEDAVALYRKILKYKMLDEKAVPAAEQMCFETSAKTGYNVDLLFETLFDMVVPMILRQRAQGPPQTVDISSHKTPRRTRSGCCA; encoded by the exons ATGGGGATTGGGGTAgaaattgtttgtgtttctctggTCATTTGGCtgaaaatggtggtttattgGCAAAggacacacattttaaataaatacacgtGTGTGGGTAACATGCCTTCTGTCCAGGCTCCTAAGACTCACAGACCAAaggttctttatttctttgttgtcagGGATCCCTTTCTACCCAAGTGGTGTGAACCCGTGACCCTTTCTCTGAATTACATGCGTGCAGTGAAATTCCAAG GGCGGGAGCAGTTCCATGGCCTGGGCTCCCTGTACTGCCGGGGCGCGGCCGCGGTCATCCTCACCTACGACGTGAGCCACCCGCAGAGCCTGTTGGAGCTGGAGGACAGGTTCCTGGGCCTCACGGACACGGCCAGCACGGACTGCCTCTTCGCCATCGTGGGCAACAAGGTGGACCTCGTCGAGGAGGGGGCCGCCAAGGGCCGGGAGGAGGACGGGCCCGGCCCCGGGACTGCCGGCAGCCGCAGATCACCCAAAGTGCCCAAGCTGGTGCAGCCGGAGGACGCggtggccctttacagaaagatCCTCAAGTACAAGATGCTGGACGAGAAGGCTGTGCCTGCGGCCGAGCAGATGTGCTTTGAGACCAGCGCGAAGACCGGCTACAACGTGGACCTGCTGTTCGAGACCTTGTTCGACATGGTGGTACCCATGATCCTGCGGCAGAGAGCCCAGGGGCCGCCGCAGACCGTGGACATCAGCAGCCACAAGACGCCCAGACGGACCAGGTCTGGGTGCTGCGCCTGA